Genomic segment of Streptomyces zhihengii:
CGCGTGCACGGTGGTCATCGGCCAGCTCTGGGGCCTGACGATCATCGTCAACGAGTGGATGCAGGGGGACACCGGCACCGCCTGGTGGGGTGCGGGCTTCCTGTGTCTTTCGTTCCTGGTGGTTCTGGCGCTGTGGTGGGTCGACCCCAAGGACCGTTGACCCGGGGGGCCGGGGCGGCCGTACCCTGGAGGCATGAGCACCGCCCCCGCCCCCGGTCCGCGAGACGCGAAGCAGCCGGGCAGGCCGCAACCGAAGCCTGCGCTGGTCTTCGACGATCCGCTGGACCAGCAGTCCGCGGACGACACGGACCGCGGGTGGGGTGAGCGGCCTCATGGCTCCGACAGCGCCGCCGATCTCGCGCGCTTCCTCGACGAGAAGCCGCCCCACCACATCTGACAGCGGCCGCCGGGCGGCCGGCTCCGGGCCTCGAAGATCTGGAGCCGGCCGCTCCGTGCGTGAGGCCGGTCGCGGCCCTGAGGCCGGCGGCGGCCCCGCGATCAGCCGCGGGCCCGAAGCCTGCGGCCTCTCCGAGATCAGCCGCGGTCCTGCGGCGGTGCGGAGGGGCCGCCCGCGAGGCCGGAGCCACCGGCGGAGCGCTGTGCGACGACCGCGTCGCGGATCTCCTTCAACACCTCCAGCTCGGTCACCTCCAGCGTCTCCTTCACGCCTTCCTTCGCCCTGCGCTGCGCCTCCCGGCGGGCCAGGTACTTGGCCATCGGAAGCACCATCAGGAAGTACACGACGGCCGCCGTGATGAGGAACTGAAGGGTCGCGCCGAGGACCGAGCCCCACGCGATCTGGATGCCTTCCATCTCGCCGTCCGCACCGACCCGGCACGGCGCCTTCAGACACGACGTGTAGGAGTCCAGGTCCTTCGTGCCGAACGCTCCGACAAGCGGGTTGATCACACCCTTCACCACCGCGTTCACGATGTTGGTGAAGGCGGCACCGATCACGACGGCGACCGCGAGGTCGATCACGTTTCCACGCATCAGGAAGGCCTTGAAGCCTTCGAGCAGACTCGGCTTGCTCTCGCTCACGAATGAGCCTCTTTTCACATGTGCTGTTGGGGAGGGGGACAGTTGCGCAACCTACGGCAGCACCCTGTCGCCCTGTCCAATCCACAGCCGTGAAGAGGTGACCTGACAATACGTCAGTACGAGTCACGGCCTTTTTCGTCAGCACACCGTCACCGCCAGTCGTGACGTGGCCCCGGCTCCCGCGAGCGCCGTGGCGGTCGTGCGCGGGACGGAGAGCACCACCAGCGCTCCGGCCTCCGGGGAGCCGTCACCGGTCTCCGGCACCTCGGTGACCCGGACACAGGACGCCACGATCTCGGCGGGCGGCTCGTCGCCAGCGACGGACTCCGCCGCGGCGATCACATCGACCCTGTCGCCGGGGCGCAGCAGACGCACCGTCGCCGCGTCCGCGATGCGCACGGCGGCGGACACCAACTGCTCGCCCGCCTGCGGCTTCCGCGCCGATGCGGGTGCCGATGCCGGTGCGGCGGCGGTGGGCGCGGGTGCTCCCGGGCCCCTGGCCTCCGCGCCGCCGTCGTCGGCGCCGTGGGCGGTGGACGCGGCCAGCGCGGCCGCGGTGACGGCGAGACCCGCGGCCATCGCCCGGCGCTGCCTGCGCAGCGCGCGCTGAAGCCGCAGGGCACTGCCTCGGACCTTGAGCGGCTCGAAGGGCGGAACGCCCTGGAGCTGCGGGGCGTCGTGATCCGGCGGTGCACAGCTCGGGGAGTGGCCGCCCGTGCGCCGCCGACCGGCCGGGACCGGCCCCGTGGCGCCGCCGGCCGGGGCTGCGGCGGAGGGGAAGCCCGAGGGCGAGGAAGGGGCGGAGGCGAGGTCCGACGGCGAGGAGCCGGTGGAGGCGAACGTGTCGGGGAAACCCGAGGACGTGGAGCCGGCCGGAGGGGCCGTGGTGGAGAAGTCCGTGGCCGAGGCCTCGGCGGAGGGATCCGCGGTGGCCGGGAACGGGGGATGGGTCGGGAGTGCCATGTCGGTGGACCGCCTGTCGTGAGTGGGGACCGGGCCTGCCGCCCGTGTCCTGCACCGCTCACGATCCCGGTTCCCCGAAGCGCCCGCCGGGGCCTGTGGACAGGCCCCGGCTTGTGGACAACTCCGCCACCCGCAAGGGTGATCAGGGCAGTTCGATGCCCAGGTCCGCACCCGCCAGGGCGTTTCCGCACGGACAGTCCCGTCCGTCGCCGGCCGGCAGGGCGGCGACCGCGTCGAACAGGACGTTCCGCAGCCGGTCGACATTGGACGCGAATACCGCGAGGACCTCCTCGTGGGAGACGCCCTCACCGGCCTCGGCACCCGCGTCCAGGTCCGTCACCAGCGTGATCGACGTGTAGCAGAGCTCCAGCTCACGGGCGAGCACCGCCTCGGGGTGCCCCGTCATGCCGACCACCGACCAGCCCATCGCCGCGTGCCAGCGGGACTCGGCGCGGGTCGAGAACCGCGGGCCCTCGACGACCACCAGGGTGCCCCCGTCGACGGGCTCCCAGTCGCGGCCCCGGGCCGCGTCGAGGGCGGCCTTGCGCCCGCGGGGGCAGTACGGGTCCGCGGGGGAGACGTGGACGACGTTGGGGACGGCGCCGGAGGGCAGCGGCAGGCCGTCGAAGTAGCTCTGCGCGCGGGCCTTGGTCCGGTCGACGAACTGGTCGGGCACCAGCAGGGTGCCGGGCCCGTACTCCGGCCGCAGTCCGCCGACCGCGCACGGCCCGAGGACCTGGCGGACGCCGACCGACCGTAGCGCCCACAGGTTGGCGCGGTAGTTGATCCGGTGCGGCGGCAGATGGTGGGAGCGTCCGTGGCGGGGGAGGAAGGCCACCTTGCGGCCGGCGACCTCGCCGAGGAAGAGGGAGTCACTGGGAGGGCCGTACGGCGTCTCGACCTGGACCTCGGTGACGTTCTCCAGGAAGGAGTAGAAGCCCGAGCCGCCGATGACCCCGATCTCCGCGGAGCCGGGACGGGGGTCTGTGCCGGAGTCTGCGTTCGCGTTGGTCGCCATGGCCGTCACAGTAGCCGCAGTGGATCACCCTGCGGACGGTGCCGGGGGAGGTCGCGGCGGACCGCGCCGCGCGGTCGGCCGAGAGGGCCGCGTGCCCGTGTCGGCGGGAGGTGCCGGGAAACGCCGAGGACCCCGCCGTGGCAGGGCCACGGCGGGGTCCTCGGACCAGGTGTCCGGGGAGCCGCTCAATCAGGCGGCGGAGCCCGAGGAGCTGGACGTGCTCGAGGAGGAGGTGGTCGACGAGGCGGCCGGCGCGGCGGCGGGCTTCGTGTCCGACGACTTGGTGTCCGCGGACTTCGACGACGACGACGCCGGCGAGCTGCTGGACGAGGCGCCACGGCTGTCGTTGCGGTAGAAGCCGGAGCCCTTGAAGACGATGCCGACCGCGGAGAACACCTTCTTGAGGCGTCCGTTGCAGTTGGGGCACTCGGTCAGGGCGTCGTCGGTGAACTTCTGCACCGCCTCGAGGCCCTCGCCGCATTCGGTGCACTGGTACTGGTAGGTCGGCACTTGTCTTCCTCCTGGCACTCTCACTCGATGAGTGCTAACGACGGTCCATAGTGACGTATTCCGCTGGATCAGTCCACCGCCACAGGCACTCGGTGACCGATACCACGCGCCGCGACCCGTCCCACGGGCGGGGGCGTGAGCCGGGAACGCAGCAGCAGCAGGGTCATGAGGGCCAGGGCGGTGCCCACGAGCGGCACGAGGAATCCGGTGCTCGCGCCGTGTGCGTCGGCCAGCTGTCCGGCCACGGTGACGGCCGCGGCCTGCCCGAGCGCCACGGCTCCGGTCAGCCAGGTGAAGGCCTCCGTCCGGGCGGATGCCGGAACCAGCGCTTCCACCAGGGTGTAGCCGCTGATCAGGGCCGGAGCGATGCACAGGCCCACCACGAGGCCCAGCGCGCCCAGCACGGCGGCCGAGTGCGCCGTCCACAGCAGGGAGGCGGTGAGGGTGAGCGCGGTGTAGCCGACGACGAGGCGTCGACGGGGGCCGCTCTTCCAGGCGACGG
This window contains:
- a CDS encoding FmdB family zinc ribbon protein, whose amino-acid sequence is MPTYQYQCTECGEGLEAVQKFTDDALTECPNCNGRLKKVFSAVGIVFKGSGFYRNDSRGASSSSSPASSSSKSADTKSSDTKPAAAPAASSTTSSSSTSSSSGSAA
- a CDS encoding S-methyl-5'-thioadenosine phosphorylase, which codes for MATNANADSGTDPRPGSAEIGVIGGSGFYSFLENVTEVQVETPYGPPSDSLFLGEVAGRKVAFLPRHGRSHHLPPHRINYRANLWALRSVGVRQVLGPCAVGGLRPEYGPGTLLVPDQFVDRTKARAQSYFDGLPLPSGAVPNVVHVSPADPYCPRGRKAALDAARGRDWEPVDGGTLVVVEGPRFSTRAESRWHAAMGWSVVGMTGHPEAVLARELELCYTSITLVTDLDAGAEAGEGVSHEEVLAVFASNVDRLRNVLFDAVAALPAGDGRDCPCGNALAGADLGIELP
- a CDS encoding large conductance mechanosensitive channel protein MscL, giving the protein MSESKPSLLEGFKAFLMRGNVIDLAVAVVIGAAFTNIVNAVVKGVINPLVGAFGTKDLDSYTSCLKAPCRVGADGEMEGIQIAWGSVLGATLQFLITAAVVYFLMVLPMAKYLARREAQRRAKEGVKETLEVTELEVLKEIRDAVVAQRSAGGSGLAGGPSAPPQDRG